A section of the Oncorhynchus nerka isolate Pitt River linkage group LG3, Oner_Uvic_2.0, whole genome shotgun sequence genome encodes:
- the LOC115108567 gene encoding growth factor receptor-bound protein 14-like isoform X6, which produces MNFNTRRVTLPAITPLCLQKRVIKVYNEDNTSRAVEVPTDITARDICQLFVMKNHCIDDHSWTLFEQLSHPGIERTIEDHESVMEVLSGWGMDTESRLYFRKNYAKYEFFNKPLDFFPDHMVSLSSETNGIMNHSQLIQTFLNSSTCPEIHGHLHAKEQGRKSWKKFYFVLRRSGLYFSNKGTSKEPRHLQFIAEFSDGDVYTLLSAKKIHGAPTDYGFCVKSAKHGSPRDLKLLCADDEQTRTCWVTAMRLFKYGLQLYQNFIQPHQKQKASPMRSISENSLVAMDFSGHKSRVIENPSEALSVAVEEGLSWRRKSCHRLSSHGSPSTSQSLMSNIALHMAQPWFHSKLSRDEAHRLITQQGLIDGVFLLRDSQSNPKTFVLSLCHTQRIKHFQILPVDDEGDLFYSLDDGHTRFTDLIQLVEFYQLNRGVLPYKLKHHCARITL; this is translated from the exons GTAATCAAAGTGTATAATGAGGACAATACCAGTCGAGCAGTAGAGGTTCCCACTGACATCACAGCCCGGGACATCTGCCAGTTGTTTGTCATGAAGAATCATTGCATTGACGACCACAGCTGGACTCTGTTTGAGCAGCTCTCTCATCCAGGCATAG AAAGAACCATAGAAGACCATGAATCTGTGATGGAGGTGCTGTCCGGCTGGGGCATGGACACAGAGAGTCGCCTATATTTTCGGAAGAACTATGCCAAATATGAATTCTTCAATAAACCGCTG GATTTTTTCCCAGATCACATGGTGTCCTTATCAAGTGAAACCAATGGGATTATGAACCATTCTCAACTAATACAG ACATTTCTCAACTCAAGCACTTGTCCAGAGATCCATGGGCACCTCCATGCCAAAGAACAAGGCAGGAAGTCTTGGAAAAAGTTCTACTTTGTCTTGAGACGGTCAGGTCTCTACTTCTCCAACAAGGGGACATCAAAG GAACCGAGGCATCTTCAGTTTATTGCCGAGTTCAGTGACGGCGACGTCTACACGTTACTATCGGCGAAAAAGATACACGGAGCGCCGACGGACTATGGCTTCTGTGTTAAG TCTGCTAAGCATGGCTCTCCCCGAGACCTCAAGCTGTTGTGTGCAGACGATGAGCAGACCAGAACCTGCTGGGTCACTGCCATGCGCCTCTTTAAG TATGGGTTGCAGCTGTACCAAAACTTCATTCAACCACACCAGAAACAGAAAGCTTCACCTATG AGAAGTATCTCCGAGAACTCCTTGGTGGCCATGGACTTCTCGGGACACAAGAGCCGGGTGATCGAGAACCCATCGGAGGCGCTGTCCGTAGCGGTGGAGGAGGGGCTCTCATGGAGG AGGAAAAGCTGCCACCGTCTGAGCTCCCATGGAAGCCCATCCACCTCTCAGAGTCTCATGTCAAATATAG CCCTCCATATGGCCCAGCCCTGGTTCCACAGCAAACTGTCCAGAGATGAGGCACACCGCTTAATCACTCAACAAGGTCTGATTGATGG AGTATTTCTTCTAAGGGACAGCCAAAGCAACCCCAAGACATTTGTACTGTCACTGTGCcacacacagagaatcaaacacttTCAGATCTTACCG gtggaTGACGAGGGTGATCTGTTCTACAGTCTGGACGACGGTCACACCCGCTTCACTGATCTGATCCAGCTAGTGGAGTTCTACCAGCTCAACCGGGGGGTGCTGCCCTACAAACTCAAACACCACTGTGCCAGGATCACCCTTTGA
- the LOC115108567 gene encoding growth factor receptor-bound protein 14-like isoform X5 — protein sequence MFPCSSLKAWFTMLCTQPYIGCRVGSNSHVCLSPNRGVIKVYNEDNTSRAVEVPTDITARDICQLFVMKNHCIDDHSWTLFEQLSHPGIERTIEDHESVMEVLSGWGMDTESRLYFRKNYAKYEFFNKPLDFFPDHMVSLSSETNGIMNHSQLIQTFLNSSTCPEIHGHLHAKEQGRKSWKKFYFVLRRSGLYFSNKGTSKEPRHLQFIAEFSDGDVYTLLSAKKIHGAPTDYGFCVKSAKHGSPRDLKLLCADDEQTRTCWVTAMRLFKYGLQLYQNFIQPHQKQKASPMRSISENSLVAMDFSGHKSRVIENPSEALSVAVEEGLSWRRKSCHRLSSHGSPSTSQSLMSNIALHMAQPWFHSKLSRDEAHRLITQQGLIDGVFLLRDSQSNPKTFVLSLCHTQRIKHFQILPVDDEGDLFYSLDDGHTRFTDLIQLVEFYQLNRGVLPYKLKHHCARITL from the exons ATGTTTCCATGTTCCTCACTAAAAGCCTGGTTTACAATGCTTTGCACTCAGCCCTACATAGGCTGCAGAGTTGGCTCAAATTCACACGTTTGCTTGTCTCCCAACAGAGGG GTAATCAAAGTGTATAATGAGGACAATACCAGTCGAGCAGTAGAGGTTCCCACTGACATCACAGCCCGGGACATCTGCCAGTTGTTTGTCATGAAGAATCATTGCATTGACGACCACAGCTGGACTCTGTTTGAGCAGCTCTCTCATCCAGGCATAG AAAGAACCATAGAAGACCATGAATCTGTGATGGAGGTGCTGTCCGGCTGGGGCATGGACACAGAGAGTCGCCTATATTTTCGGAAGAACTATGCCAAATATGAATTCTTCAATAAACCGCTG GATTTTTTCCCAGATCACATGGTGTCCTTATCAAGTGAAACCAATGGGATTATGAACCATTCTCAACTAATACAG ACATTTCTCAACTCAAGCACTTGTCCAGAGATCCATGGGCACCTCCATGCCAAAGAACAAGGCAGGAAGTCTTGGAAAAAGTTCTACTTTGTCTTGAGACGGTCAGGTCTCTACTTCTCCAACAAGGGGACATCAAAG GAACCGAGGCATCTTCAGTTTATTGCCGAGTTCAGTGACGGCGACGTCTACACGTTACTATCGGCGAAAAAGATACACGGAGCGCCGACGGACTATGGCTTCTGTGTTAAG TCTGCTAAGCATGGCTCTCCCCGAGACCTCAAGCTGTTGTGTGCAGACGATGAGCAGACCAGAACCTGCTGGGTCACTGCCATGCGCCTCTTTAAG TATGGGTTGCAGCTGTACCAAAACTTCATTCAACCACACCAGAAACAGAAAGCTTCACCTATG AGAAGTATCTCCGAGAACTCCTTGGTGGCCATGGACTTCTCGGGACACAAGAGCCGGGTGATCGAGAACCCATCGGAGGCGCTGTCCGTAGCGGTGGAGGAGGGGCTCTCATGGAGG AGGAAAAGCTGCCACCGTCTGAGCTCCCATGGAAGCCCATCCACCTCTCAGAGTCTCATGTCAAATATAG CCCTCCATATGGCCCAGCCCTGGTTCCACAGCAAACTGTCCAGAGATGAGGCACACCGCTTAATCACTCAACAAGGTCTGATTGATGG AGTATTTCTTCTAAGGGACAGCCAAAGCAACCCCAAGACATTTGTACTGTCACTGTGCcacacacagagaatcaaacacttTCAGATCTTACCG gtggaTGACGAGGGTGATCTGTTCTACAGTCTGGACGACGGTCACACCCGCTTCACTGATCTGATCCAGCTAGTGGAGTTCTACCAGCTCAACCGGGGGGTGCTGCCCTACAAACTCAAACACCACTGTGCCAGGATCACCCTTTGA